A genomic segment from uncultured Desulfuromonas sp. encodes:
- a CDS encoding sigma 54-interacting transcriptional regulator, whose product MEQKFSSIYQSIIEDMADGVVFLNAADEICICNSAAERIRKVKAARILGRSIYSLHPERMHGRIRQLIESLKSGRISSGSRIIQAQKRFFANSYTAIKSPDGAYLGTLLISRDVTEEKRLREENEVLRTRQGGEKMKCLVVHSEAAQRVMDMAVSLGQIDSTVLVTGENGTGKECVVELLHQNSPRCNGPLVKVNCAALPENLIESELFGYVKGAFTGATENRKGKFELANGGTLFLDEIGDLPLASQAKLLRVLQERRVQPLGGKAEVLIDVRIVAATNHILNEDVSSGAFREDLFYRLNVIHIEVPPLRERREDIEPLAEMFLEKFSTQMKKPVRHLAKETLAILLHHHFPGNIRQLEHAMERAVALSSGELVLPDDLPQDLLDAPVVAGAQYAMQEGVSLKEAVDFFERDYIANALKLCDYKKIKTAETLGISRKSLWEKIQRYNLNDSRVT is encoded by the coding sequence ATGGAACAAAAATTTTCTTCGATCTACCAATCAATTATTGAAGATATGGCCGATGGCGTTGTCTTTCTCAATGCTGCTGATGAGATCTGCATCTGTAATTCGGCGGCAGAGCGTATCCGTAAGGTCAAAGCGGCGCGCATTCTGGGCCGCAGCATCTATTCATTGCATCCTGAACGAATGCACGGGCGCATTCGCCAGCTGATTGAAAGTCTTAAATCGGGTCGTATCTCCTCGGGTAGCCGAATCATACAAGCTCAAAAACGCTTCTTTGCGAATTCTTATACCGCGATAAAGTCTCCGGATGGCGCCTATCTCGGCACGTTGTTGATCAGCCGTGATGTTACCGAAGAGAAACGTTTGCGTGAAGAGAATGAAGTTCTTCGTACTCGCCAGGGGGGAGAGAAGATGAAATGCCTGGTTGTCCACAGTGAAGCGGCTCAGCGTGTTATGGATATGGCGGTTTCGCTCGGGCAAATTGATTCAACGGTCCTGGTTACCGGTGAAAACGGAACCGGTAAAGAATGTGTGGTGGAGTTGCTGCATCAGAACAGTCCACGTTGTAATGGTCCACTGGTCAAGGTGAATTGTGCCGCATTGCCGGAAAACCTGATTGAGTCCGAGTTGTTTGGCTATGTTAAAGGCGCCTTTACCGGTGCGACAGAAAACCGTAAAGGCAAGTTTGAACTGGCCAATGGTGGCACGTTGTTTCTCGACGAAATCGGCGATCTGCCATTGGCATCCCAGGCGAAGTTGTTGCGCGTGCTGCAGGAGCGCAGGGTACAGCCGCTTGGCGGCAAAGCAGAAGTCCTGATTGATGTACGAATTGTTGCAGCGACAAACCACATCCTTAACGAGGATGTGTCCAGTGGTGCTTTCCGCGAAGATCTGTTTTATCGTCTCAATGTTATTCATATCGAGGTTCCTCCGTTGCGTGAGCGACGTGAAGACATCGAACCGTTGGCAGAAATGTTTTTGGAAAAGTTTTCCACCCAAATGAAGAAACCGGTGCGTCACTTGGCAAAAGAGACTCTGGCGATTCTATTGCATCATCATTTTCCCGGGAATATTCGTCAGTTGGAACACGCCATGGAGCGTGCCGTTGCCTTGAGTAGTGGTGAGCTGGTCCTCCCCGATGACCTGCCTCAGGATTTACTGGATGCCCCGGTTGTCGCAGGGGCTCAATACGCAATGCAAGAGGGTGTTTCCCTCAAAGAGGCGGTGGATTTTTTTGAACGGGATTACATTGCCAACGCACTGAAACTGTGTGATTACAAGAAAATTAAAACAGCAGAAACTCTTGGCATTTCCCGCAAGAGTCTCTGGGAAAAAATCCAACGCTACAATCTCAATGATAGTCGCGTTACCTGA
- a CDS encoding citrate (Si)-synthase: MSTLKEVLKQKIDAHRPRTTRLVKEFGDVSLGEVSIAQAIGGARGIKCLVTDISYLDPMEGIRFRGMTIPETFAALPKVPGSDYPYVEGFWYLLLTGDVPTMEQTLEVVEDWKQRSAVPAYVVDVLRAMPRDSHPMAMFSAAIVAMQRDSVFASNYAAGKFNKMTCWEDMLEDSNNLMAKLGPIAAYIYRMKYKGDTHIAPDPELDMGGQFAHMIGQCDEYKDVARMYFILHSDHESGNVSAHTTHLVASALSDAYYSYAAGINGLAGPLHGLANQEVLAWTQNFMEKLGGKVPTKDELKAALWDTLNSGQVIPGYGHAVLRKTDPRYTSQREFCLNTPGLKEDPLFQLVAMIYEVAPDVLLEHGKAKNPWPNVDAQSGVIQWYYGLTEYDFYTVLFGVGRALGCLANITWDRALGYAIERPKSVTTAMLEAAAGIE, translated from the coding sequence ATGTCAACACTGAAGGAAGTATTGAAGCAAAAGATCGATGCTCACCGTCCTCGTACCACCCGTCTGGTCAAAGAGTTTGGTGATGTTTCCCTGGGCGAAGTATCCATCGCTCAAGCTATTGGTGGTGCCCGCGGTATCAAGTGCCTGGTTACCGATATCTCTTACCTCGACCCGATGGAAGGCATCCGCTTCCGTGGTATGACGATTCCTGAGACTTTTGCGGCTCTGCCCAAGGTTCCGGGTAGTGACTATCCTTATGTTGAGGGTTTCTGGTATCTGCTGCTGACCGGCGATGTTCCGACCATGGAGCAAACTCTGGAAGTTGTTGAGGACTGGAAACAACGTTCAGCCGTTCCTGCTTACGTTGTCGACGTTCTGCGCGCTATGCCTCGCGATTCTCACCCGATGGCTATGTTCTCTGCCGCTATCGTTGCTATGCAACGTGATTCCGTATTCGCATCTAACTATGCTGCCGGTAAGTTCAACAAAATGACTTGCTGGGAAGATATGCTGGAAGACTCCAACAACCTGATGGCTAAATTGGGTCCCATCGCAGCATACATCTATCGCATGAAGTACAAAGGTGACACGCATATCGCTCCTGATCCTGAGTTGGATATGGGCGGTCAGTTCGCGCACATGATCGGTCAGTGCGATGAGTACAAAGACGTTGCACGTATGTACTTCATCCTGCACTCCGACCACGAGTCCGGTAACGTTTCCGCTCACACCACTCACTTGGTTGCTTCTGCTCTGTCTGACGCATACTACTCTTATGCTGCAGGTATCAACGGTCTGGCCGGTCCTCTGCACGGTCTGGCTAACCAGGAAGTTCTCGCATGGACTCAAAACTTCATGGAGAAACTGGGCGGCAAAGTACCTACTAAAGACGAGCTCAAAGCTGCTCTGTGGGATACGCTCAACAGCGGTCAAGTTATCCCGGGTTACGGTCACGCTGTTCTGCGTAAGACCGACCCCCGTTACACTTCTCAGCGCGAGTTCTGCCTGAACACTCCGGGCCTGAAAGAAGATCCTCTGTTCCAACTGGTTGCCATGATTTACGAAGTGGCTCCGGACGTACTGCTCGAGCATGGTAAAGCGAAGAACCCCTGGCCGAACGTTGACGCACAGTCCGGTGTTATCCAGTGGTACTACGGCCTGACCGAGTACGATTTCTACACTGTTCTGTTCGGTGTTGGTCGTGCTCTGGGTTGCTTGGCAAACATCACTTGGGACCGTGCTCTGGGTTACGCTATCGAGCGTCCTAAGTCCGTTACCACTGCAATGCTCGAAGCTGCTGCTGGTATCGAGTAA
- the dusB gene encoding tRNA dihydrouridine synthase DusB translates to MCITPLKIGSLSLDNNLILAPMAGITNSPYRQIAMEAGAALTYSEMVSGNGLIRDGLRTLELLKRAAIETPFAVQLFGDDPQVLAEATHIASRYGELIDLNMGCPVKKVIRSGAGSALMREPEKVQKIIAAMRKATPLPLTVKIRSGWTLDEINYPLIGRICQEEGADAIILHPRTRCQGFGGHSSWEHIGELKRQLSIPVIGSGDVKSANDAFTMFQETSCDGIMIGRGSYGNPWLFSDILKQSRGEKIVPPTREQRLATARHHLDLYSDEFGERKTLLDMRKHLCWYSRGLSGATEFRANINRCETLNEIRELCFHFFSQESH, encoded by the coding sequence ATGTGCATTACACCGTTAAAAATCGGCTCCCTGAGCCTGGACAACAACCTCATTCTGGCACCAATGGCCGGGATCACAAACTCGCCATACCGCCAGATTGCTATGGAAGCAGGGGCTGCGTTAACCTATTCTGAAATGGTCAGCGGCAACGGCCTGATTCGTGACGGCCTCAGGACTCTCGAACTGTTAAAACGAGCAGCCATTGAGACCCCTTTTGCGGTTCAGCTCTTTGGAGACGATCCTCAGGTCCTGGCAGAAGCAACACATATTGCCAGTCGTTATGGTGAGTTGATCGATCTCAACATGGGCTGTCCGGTTAAAAAAGTTATTCGCTCCGGGGCAGGCAGTGCCCTGATGCGCGAACCGGAGAAAGTTCAAAAAATCATTGCAGCGATGCGCAAGGCAACTCCCCTGCCCTTAACGGTAAAAATTCGCTCGGGATGGACTCTTGACGAAATCAACTATCCTCTTATTGGTCGGATTTGCCAAGAGGAAGGAGCGGATGCCATCATTCTACACCCGCGCACCCGCTGCCAGGGTTTTGGAGGACACTCCTCCTGGGAACATATTGGAGAACTAAAGCGTCAGCTGTCGATTCCCGTCATTGGCAGTGGCGACGTCAAAAGTGCGAACGATGCCTTTACCATGTTTCAGGAAACCAGCTGCGACGGGATTATGATCGGTCGTGGCAGCTATGGCAATCCCTGGCTTTTTAGTGACATCCTGAAACAGTCGCGAGGGGAAAAGATAGTACCGCCGACACGAGAGCAGCGCTTAGCAACGGCACGACATCATCTTGATCTGTATTCTGATGAGTTTGGAGAACGAAAAACATTACTCGACATGCGTAAGCACCTGTGCTGGTATTCGCGTGGTCTGAGTGGTGCGACGGAGTTTAGAGCCAACATTAATCGCTGTGAGACCCTGAACGAGATCAGGGAGCTGTGTTTCCATTTTTTCAGCCAAGAAAGTCATTGA
- a CDS encoding ATP-binding protein has protein sequence MSSTRPSDHLAQNILASTTEAIIVIDLDYSIALLNPAAQNLTGMSARQATGQHVEELFKDQEGLLYLINTSMQEGRSISDRETIQLQRPNAADLPVSATVSPLFTDTGRQEGVILSLHDASHVRQLEQDVQRADRLAMLGTLAAGLAHEIKNPLGGIKGAAQLLTMELAKRNDLLEYTQVMIKETDRINEIIEELMNLTTPRSQVLSEVNLAKIIREIVLLQQQSEAAEDKTFDLQLDPTIPPITGDQTLLTRLLLNIIKNAVEATSAGGIITISTRIDTQHHLTRPGHTPVPFVVVKITDNGCGIGKALLKKIFTPFYTTKSTGSGLGLVISQKIVSDHDGLLHFDSVEGQGTCCSIFLPFKRDYNDISTSDLTCTE, from the coding sequence GTGTCCTCTACAAGACCTTCAGACCACCTGGCACAAAATATTCTGGCCAGCACCACCGAAGCCATTATTGTCATTGATTTGGATTACAGTATTGCCCTACTCAACCCTGCAGCCCAAAATCTCACCGGCATGTCGGCTCGTCAAGCAACCGGTCAGCATGTTGAAGAGTTATTTAAGGACCAGGAGGGATTACTCTACCTGATCAATACATCCATGCAGGAAGGCCGATCCATCTCCGACCGCGAGACCATCCAGCTGCAACGCCCCAATGCCGCAGATTTGCCGGTCAGTGCAACAGTTTCCCCGCTCTTTACCGACACTGGCCGCCAGGAAGGGGTGATCCTGTCCCTGCATGACGCGTCCCACGTCCGCCAACTTGAGCAAGATGTTCAACGCGCGGACCGCTTGGCGATGTTGGGCACCCTGGCCGCCGGGCTGGCCCACGAAATCAAAAATCCCCTTGGAGGGATCAAAGGAGCAGCTCAGCTTTTAACCATGGAGCTGGCCAAGCGGAATGACCTGCTCGAATACACTCAGGTCATGATCAAGGAAACGGATCGCATCAATGAAATCATTGAAGAGCTGATGAATCTGACGACTCCGCGCTCTCAGGTTCTCAGCGAAGTCAACCTAGCCAAGATCATCCGTGAAATTGTTCTCCTCCAGCAACAATCCGAGGCGGCGGAAGATAAAACGTTTGACCTGCAACTTGACCCGACCATTCCACCCATCACCGGCGACCAGACTCTGTTAACCCGGCTGTTGCTCAACATCATCAAGAATGCCGTTGAAGCAACAAGCGCAGGCGGAATTATCACGATCTCAACCCGGATTGACACCCAGCACCATCTGACCCGGCCTGGGCACACACCCGTACCCTTCGTTGTCGTCAAAATCACCGACAATGGCTGCGGGATCGGTAAAGCATTGCTGAAAAAAATCTTCACCCCTTTTTATACAACAAAAAGTACCGGAAGCGGCCTCGGGCTGGTCATCAGCCAGAAAATTGTTTCCGACCATGACGGACTGCTTCACTTTGACAGTGTCGAAGGCCAAGGAACCTGTTGCAGCATTTTCCTTCCCTTCAAGCGGGACTATAATGACATTTCAACTTCTGATTTGACCTGCACGGAGTAA
- a CDS encoding sigma-54 dependent transcriptional regulator, translating into MALEHVLVVDDEESIRWVLSKALARQGLKVDLADCGASARKLLEENEYDLALIDIKMPDISGLDLLDELHENFPRLSVIMMTAESSMKNAVEAMKRGAYDYITKPFDLDALDGIILKAQKIANTQAEVLRLKSAIKNQNQAERSIIGNSKPMQEVYKLLGKVSASDITVLITGESGTGKELIARAVHFNSKRVGQPFVALNCAAIPHELLESELFGFEKGAFTGATERKIGKFEQANNGTIFLDEIGDMPLELQAKLLRVIQEKEITRTGGNQAIDIDVRIVAATNQDLEKCVEKKTFREDLYYRLNVLPISLPPLRERAEDIPLLVDFFIRKANDEFGSVVSSCSEKAMQQLVRYPWPGNIRELENTIQRACLLSQGQVLRGSDFPQQTTDAPVQEENDSLEGLIEAKLRTSLAKKDIVEVNDLYEMVLHQMERPLIRIILDKTRGNQVRAAEILGINRNTLRKKIQTLGIIPEKNGGE; encoded by the coding sequence ATGGCTCTTGAACATGTTCTGGTTGTTGACGACGAAGAAAGTATCCGTTGGGTACTCTCCAAAGCTTTGGCGCGCCAGGGACTGAAAGTTGACCTGGCAGATTGTGGTGCCAGTGCGCGCAAACTGCTCGAAGAAAATGAGTACGACCTGGCCCTGATCGACATCAAAATGCCAGATATTTCCGGCCTTGACCTTTTGGACGAACTCCACGAAAACTTCCCGCGTCTTTCTGTCATTATGATGACAGCAGAGTCCTCAATGAAAAATGCTGTGGAAGCGATGAAACGTGGCGCATACGACTATATCACCAAGCCGTTTGACCTGGATGCTCTGGACGGCATCATTCTCAAAGCACAGAAGATTGCCAACACACAGGCAGAAGTGTTGCGCTTAAAAAGTGCCATCAAAAACCAGAACCAGGCAGAACGCAGCATCATCGGCAACAGCAAACCCATGCAAGAGGTTTACAAACTGCTTGGCAAGGTTTCAGCATCGGATATCACGGTTCTGATCACTGGTGAGTCCGGCACCGGTAAAGAGCTGATTGCTCGCGCCGTTCACTTCAACAGCAAGCGGGTAGGGCAGCCATTTGTTGCCTTGAACTGTGCGGCAATTCCGCATGAACTGCTTGAAAGCGAACTGTTCGGTTTTGAAAAAGGGGCTTTTACCGGAGCGACGGAGCGCAAAATCGGTAAGTTTGAACAGGCCAACAACGGCACCATTTTTCTCGACGAGATCGGCGACATGCCTCTTGAATTACAGGCCAAGCTGCTTCGCGTCATCCAGGAAAAAGAGATTACTCGCACTGGCGGCAACCAGGCGATCGATATTGACGTCCGCATTGTCGCAGCGACCAATCAGGATCTTGAAAAATGTGTTGAAAAGAAAACCTTCCGCGAAGATCTTTATTATCGCCTCAATGTGCTGCCCATCAGTTTGCCGCCATTACGTGAACGTGCCGAAGACATCCCTCTTCTGGTCGACTTTTTTATTCGCAAGGCAAATGATGAATTCGGTTCCGTCGTGAGCAGCTGCAGCGAAAAAGCCATGCAGCAATTGGTTCGCTACCCCTGGCCCGGCAATATTCGCGAGCTGGAAAACACCATTCAACGTGCCTGTTTGCTCAGCCAGGGCCAGGTTCTGCGTGGCAGTGACTTCCCACAACAGACGACTGACGCTCCGGTCCAGGAGGAGAACGACTCTCTCGAAGGACTAATCGAGGCGAAACTACGAACTTCACTGGCAAAAAAAGATATCGTTGAGGTCAATGACCTCTACGAAATGGTCCTCCACCAGATGGAACGTCCTTTAATACGCATTATTCTCGACAAAACACGCGGCAATCAGGTTCGTGCCGCCGAGATTCTGGGCATTAATCGCAATACGCTGCGAAAAAAGATTCAGACTCTAGGGATCATTCCGGAAAAGAATGGCGGGGAGTAA
- the dnaB gene encoding replicative DNA helicase, with protein sequence MVMPLMTETPTHRLPPQNLEAEMSVLGGVLLENDALNKALELLIPDDFYRESHRQIFLALIALSERNEPADLVTLTAELKQHDQLDAVGGSHYLATLVDYVPTAANIAYYAKLMKEKAVARHMINVATEIATRGYEGQEIDKTLDWAEKSIFEISSMKTRPSYFSTKEIMKDTFKAIEKLYERKELVTGVPTGYTDLDTMTAGLQPGDLVIVAGRPSMGKTAFCLNVVEYAAMHADRPCAALVFSLEMGKEQLVQRMLCSVARVDASRLRTGHLGETDWPKLTNGAGLLSEAKIFIDDTPAISVLELRSKARRLKAEHDLGLIVIDYLQLMQGSNPESRQQEISEISRSLKALAKELNVPVIALSQLNRSLENRTDKRPIMADLRESGAIEQDADVIMFVYRESVYCEACRKRDGSCDKGHEQDAEIIIGKQRNGPIGTVHLTFRGQFTRFENQSKREEF encoded by the coding sequence ATGGTAATGCCTCTTATGACAGAGACGCCGACTCACCGCTTACCGCCCCAGAACCTTGAAGCCGAGATGTCTGTGCTCGGAGGGGTTCTGCTTGAGAACGACGCGCTGAATAAAGCGCTGGAGTTGCTCATCCCGGATGACTTTTATCGCGAAAGTCATCGTCAGATTTTTCTTGCCCTGATCGCCCTTTCCGAACGTAACGAACCCGCCGACTTGGTGACGCTGACGGCTGAGCTCAAACAGCACGATCAACTGGATGCCGTTGGTGGAAGTCACTACCTCGCAACTCTGGTCGATTATGTGCCGACAGCGGCCAATATCGCCTATTATGCCAAGCTGATGAAAGAGAAAGCCGTGGCCCGCCACATGATCAACGTGGCGACTGAAATTGCCACGCGCGGCTACGAAGGGCAGGAGATCGACAAAACCCTAGATTGGGCTGAAAAATCCATCTTCGAGATCTCCAGCATGAAAACGCGGCCTTCCTATTTCTCCACCAAGGAGATCATGAAGGACACGTTCAAGGCGATAGAAAAGCTGTATGAACGTAAGGAATTGGTGACGGGTGTTCCTACGGGCTATACTGATCTGGATACCATGACCGCAGGTCTTCAGCCTGGTGACTTGGTTATTGTTGCCGGGCGTCCATCCATGGGAAAGACGGCTTTTTGTCTCAATGTCGTTGAGTATGCAGCCATGCATGCTGATCGCCCTTGTGCCGCGCTGGTATTCTCACTGGAAATGGGTAAAGAGCAGTTGGTGCAGCGGATGTTGTGCTCTGTGGCACGCGTCGATGCCAGTCGTTTGCGCACCGGCCATCTTGGTGAAACAGATTGGCCGAAACTGACCAATGGCGCTGGTTTGCTCTCAGAAGCGAAGATCTTTATTGATGATACTCCGGCGATTTCAGTGCTGGAATTGCGCTCAAAAGCAAGACGGCTTAAAGCTGAGCATGATCTTGGTCTGATCGTTATCGACTACCTGCAGTTGATGCAGGGCAGCAATCCTGAAAGTCGACAGCAGGAAATCTCAGAAATTTCCCGTTCACTTAAGGCTCTGGCCAAAGAACTCAATGTTCCGGTCATTGCCCTGTCACAGTTGAACCGGTCTCTGGAAAACCGGACGGATAAACGACCGATCATGGCGGACTTACGTGAGTCCGGTGCGATTGAGCAGGATGCTGACGTCATTATGTTCGTTTATCGCGAGTCGGTCTATTGCGAGGCGTGTCGAAAGCGCGATGGCAGTTGTGACAAGGGGCATGAGCAGGATGCTGAGATTATTATCGGCAAGCAGCGTAACGGTCCGATCGGGACCGTCCATCTGACCTTTCGAGGTCAGTTTACCCGCTTCGAGAATCAGTCGAAACGGGAAGAATTTTAA
- the rplI gene encoding 50S ribosomal protein L9, translated as MEIILTESIDGLGEIGEIVKVKPGYARNFLLPKGFAVVADQGNVKEFEHQKRQLERKALKIAKTSEALKAKIEAVACEFELRASEEGKLFGSVTSADIAAKLAAADIEIDRKKIQLDEAIKSLGEQTVGVKLPGNVVAEIKVSVVAAAE; from the coding sequence ATGGAAATCATTTTGACTGAAAGTATCGATGGACTGGGTGAGATCGGCGAGATCGTAAAAGTGAAGCCGGGTTATGCCCGTAACTTTTTGCTGCCCAAGGGGTTCGCTGTTGTTGCGGATCAGGGCAATGTGAAAGAATTTGAACATCAGAAGCGTCAATTGGAGCGCAAAGCTCTGAAAATTGCTAAAACTTCTGAGGCTCTTAAAGCTAAAATCGAGGCGGTGGCCTGTGAATTTGAACTGCGTGCCAGTGAAGAAGGCAAGCTGTTCGGTTCGGTTACCAGTGCTGATATTGCTGCCAAACTGGCTGCGGCCGATATTGAAATTGATCGCAAGAAAATCCAATTGGATGAAGCGATTAAATCTCTCGGCGAGCAGACTGTTGGTGTCAAACTGCCCGGTAATGTTGTCGCAGAAATTAAAGTTTCTGTTGTTGCAGCTGCCGAGTAA
- a CDS encoding DUF2232 domain-containing protein produces MAINFAVQENPGGMNRLIAVLLGCVVTNSLLLSAATLGPVSAFLNLFMAFPLAYVGMRYGVLSAFVGVGITAAVQYGVAGFYSCGIYLVQFSLVSIGMPWLLKKGISWFRSVLICTLCTALLVTGFASGYAVQHDMTITQMVNQYIDNEVTAARSIYDQADLPKEQLNNLYTVLDSTADFFRQSFWGLAVTAFLLVSLMTVSLLKAAPHRSYAVPGCLFHHFKISEYLVWLLITAGFSLLINQPAIQLVALNSLTVLLPLYFLQGIAIITFFFRKKAFSTLSRVFGYLLILVVNPLPLLVTAIGVFDMWFDFRKPRVKTT; encoded by the coding sequence TTGGCAATCAATTTTGCTGTGCAGGAAAATCCGGGTGGCATGAACCGCCTCATTGCGGTGTTGCTCGGATGTGTCGTCACCAATAGCCTGTTGTTGAGTGCGGCAACGCTCGGACCTGTCTCTGCATTTCTCAATCTGTTTATGGCTTTTCCTTTGGCCTATGTAGGGATGCGATATGGGGTTTTGAGTGCGTTTGTCGGTGTAGGAATCACGGCAGCCGTTCAGTACGGTGTTGCCGGTTTTTACTCCTGCGGTATCTATCTGGTTCAATTTTCCTTGGTGTCCATCGGTATGCCATGGCTGTTGAAAAAAGGGATATCCTGGTTCAGAAGTGTTTTAATCTGTACGTTGTGTACAGCGCTGCTTGTCACCGGCTTTGCCTCCGGCTATGCCGTGCAACACGATATGACCATCACTCAGATGGTGAACCAGTACATTGACAATGAGGTTACAGCCGCCCGTTCAATTTACGATCAGGCTGATCTGCCCAAGGAACAGTTGAACAACCTTTATACGGTTCTGGATTCCACGGCAGATTTTTTTCGCCAGTCTTTTTGGGGCCTGGCGGTGACGGCATTTTTATTGGTGTCATTGATGACCGTAAGCTTGTTGAAGGCTGCACCGCATCGTAGCTATGCTGTGCCAGGTTGTTTGTTTCACCATTTCAAAATCTCAGAGTATCTTGTTTGGTTGTTGATTACTGCAGGCTTTTCCCTGTTGATCAATCAACCTGCGATACAACTGGTGGCTTTGAATAGTTTAACGGTGCTTTTACCGTTATATTTTCTGCAGGGCATTGCCATCATCACTTTTTTCTTTCGGAAAAAAGCGTTTTCGACCCTGTCACGAGTGTTTGGCTATTTGCTAATCCTCGTGGTGAATCCCTTGCCTCTGTTGGTAACCGCCATCGGGGTGTTTGATATGTGGTTCGACTTTCGAAAACCACGCGTAAAGACAACGTAG
- the rpsR gene encoding 30S ribosomal protein S18 — translation MAFAKKGAPRRRFGRRKGCRFCADSSLKIDYKEVRTLRYFISERGKIVPRRISGNCATHQRKVTEAIKRARNIALLSFTSNRTVD, via the coding sequence ATGGCATTTGCAAAAAAAGGGGCACCCCGTCGTCGTTTTGGTCGTCGTAAAGGTTGCCGTTTCTGCGCAGACAGTTCACTGAAAATTGATTACAAAGAGGTTCGCACCCTGCGCTATTTCATTTCTGAGCGCGGTAAAATTGTACCTCGCCGTATTTCCGGGAACTGCGCGACACATCAGCGCAAAGTAACTGAGGCAATCAAACGTGCACGTAATATTGCTCTGTTGTCCTTTACTTCAAACCGGACGGTCGATTAA
- the rpsF gene encoding 30S ribosomal protein S6, with the protein MRTYETVFIVNPQIVGDEYTAVLEKFKGVLTDQNAEILKVDEWGTKRLAYPVKKHEQGTYVLINFNAENVVIKEFERRMRLDDAIIKFQTLILENGLEEVSEVEQSVEEDDEDAADEEADE; encoded by the coding sequence ATGCGTACCTATGAAACTGTATTTATTGTCAATCCTCAGATTGTGGGTGACGAATACACTGCCGTTCTCGAAAAATTTAAAGGCGTGTTGACGGACCAGAATGCTGAGATTCTTAAGGTGGACGAGTGGGGCACAAAGCGCTTGGCTTATCCCGTTAAGAAACACGAGCAGGGCACTTATGTTCTGATTAACTTCAATGCTGAGAATGTTGTCATCAAGGAATTCGAGCGTCGTATGCGTCTCGATGATGCCATCATCAAGTTTCAGACTCTGATCCTTGAAAATGGCCTTGAAGAAGTTTCCGAAGTCGAGCAGAGCGTAGAAGAAGACGATGAAGACGCTGCTGACGAAGAAGCTGACGAGTAA